From one Luteipulveratus mongoliensis genomic stretch:
- a CDS encoding DUF2786 domain-containing protein: MNDDHSSEPLLEVARQDVRRQIGHAVTAIALDRGDALDDVAVALAQRCGTATGEQIVVSELGAQLHQGVLRAWDGGWQPADVHRLAVRRLAPAEQELLADVMVDQLAGYATATVDRRWHAQLADISRGSWWPRSQSLLQAHRHRGSDWLMLLTRTLTVLHLLLQLPRIERLTPLPGTARPDVAVADRQDRPAVDERILARVRQLLAKAESTTFEAEAETFTAGAQSLMARHSIDAALVAAADEVSGHEGHGPGGRRIGVDNPYDGQKAMLLTAVAQVNRCQVVWSQQLGFATVVGFEVDADAVELLYTSLLVQATQAMTAAGKRTDARGRSRTRSFRSSFLSAYAMRIGERLQEAADAAVAAAQADPVGEPERPGEASIRPERGALVRVLADRDQDVRQAVDTLFPQVKKSGPRPARDAEGWHSGRSAADRARLSSADELRSGGRDGRPDS, encoded by the coding sequence GTGAACGACGACCACAGCTCTGAGCCTCTGCTCGAGGTGGCACGGCAGGACGTCAGGCGTCAGATCGGTCACGCGGTCACTGCCATTGCCCTGGATCGTGGTGACGCGCTCGACGATGTGGCTGTCGCCCTCGCTCAGCGTTGCGGGACGGCGACCGGAGAGCAGATCGTCGTCAGCGAGCTGGGAGCGCAGCTCCATCAGGGTGTGCTGCGTGCCTGGGACGGCGGCTGGCAGCCGGCCGACGTCCATCGCCTCGCCGTGCGCCGCCTGGCTCCGGCTGAGCAAGAGCTCCTGGCCGACGTCATGGTCGATCAGCTCGCCGGATATGCGACAGCAACGGTCGATCGCCGCTGGCACGCCCAGCTGGCCGACATCAGCCGTGGCTCATGGTGGCCGAGGTCCCAGTCTCTGCTGCAGGCCCATCGCCACCGCGGCTCCGACTGGCTGATGCTGCTGACCCGGACGCTGACCGTGCTGCACCTGCTTCTCCAGCTCCCGAGGATCGAGAGGCTGACCCCGTTGCCCGGCACGGCCAGACCCGACGTCGCTGTGGCGGATCGGCAGGACCGACCGGCTGTTGACGAACGGATCCTGGCCAGGGTGCGTCAGCTGCTCGCCAAGGCGGAGTCCACGACGTTCGAGGCCGAGGCCGAGACGTTCACCGCAGGTGCCCAGTCGCTGATGGCTCGCCACAGCATCGATGCCGCGCTGGTCGCTGCTGCTGACGAGGTGTCCGGGCACGAGGGACACGGTCCCGGCGGCCGGCGGATCGGCGTCGACAACCCGTACGACGGTCAGAAAGCGATGCTGCTGACCGCCGTCGCCCAGGTCAATCGTTGTCAGGTGGTCTGGAGTCAGCAGCTCGGGTTCGCCACGGTGGTCGGTTTCGAGGTCGATGCGGATGCGGTTGAGCTGCTCTACACATCACTCCTGGTCCAGGCCACGCAGGCGATGACGGCGGCCGGCAAGCGCACCGACGCCCGCGGTCGCAGCCGGACGCGGAGCTTCCGGTCGTCGTTCCTGTCCGCCTACGCCATGCGGATCGGCGAGCGGCTGCAGGAGGCCGCTGACGCCGCGGTTGCGGCGGCCCAGGCCGATCCCGTCGGCGAGCCTGAGCGTCCCGGCGAGGCGTCGATTCGGCCCGAGCGCGGCGCGTTGGTCCGTGTCCTTGCCGACCGTGACCAGGACGTGAGGCAAGCGGTCGACACGCTCTTCCCGCAGGTCAAGAAGAGTGGTCCGCGACCGGCCAGAGATGCCGAGGGCTGGCACTCGGGTCGCAGCGCTGCGGACCGAGCCCGGCTCTCGTCAGCGGACGAGCTCCGGTCGGGTGGCCGCGACGGCCGGCCGGATTCCTGA
- a CDS encoding regulatory protein RecX — translation MTRPFDARAAGPPPEFARGAAPQPAPPGDPLTDPDRTAAADPEPDADEVARAIVLRQLTMAPRSRRQLADKLRQKGCDDEVASRVLDRMEEVGLIDDGAYAQMLVRSQQTGRGLARGALRQELRRKGVDDDTVAATLEDINDEDERERARALAEKKMRSMHGLDPTVQARRMAGMLARKGYSSSLSWAVIKEVIADAPEHQPD, via the coding sequence GTGACTCGACCGTTCGATGCACGGGCCGCGGGGCCGCCCCCAGAGTTCGCTCGGGGGGCGGCCCCGCAACCCGCGCCGCCCGGTGACCCACTGACCGACCCCGACCGCACGGCGGCGGCGGATCCGGAGCCGGATGCCGACGAGGTCGCCCGCGCCATCGTGCTGCGACAGCTGACGATGGCGCCCCGCAGTCGCCGGCAGCTGGCCGACAAGCTGCGCCAGAAGGGCTGCGACGACGAGGTTGCCTCGCGGGTGCTCGACCGGATGGAGGAGGTCGGGCTGATCGACGACGGGGCCTACGCGCAGATGCTGGTGCGCTCCCAGCAGACTGGCCGCGGCCTGGCGCGTGGTGCCCTGCGTCAAGAGCTACGCCGCAAAGGGGTCGATGACGACACCGTGGCAGCGACGCTCGAGGACATCAACGACGAGGACGAACGCGAACGCGCTCGGGCGCTCGCGGAGAAGAAGATGCGCTCGATGCATGGCCTCGACCCCACGGTCCAGGCCCGCCGGATGGCGGGAATGCTTGCGCGCAAAGGGTATTCATCATCGCTGTCCTGGGCCGTCATCAAGGAAGTCATCGCGGACGCGCCCGAGCACCAGCCCGACTAG